One Pseudorhodoplanes sinuspersici DNA segment encodes these proteins:
- a CDS encoding FAD-dependent oxidoreductase: MPEKRHAEVVGGGFAGLAAACALAKHGWSVRVHERADQLRPSGAGIYIYENGLRVLETLGAYDEAVQGAPFAHTREMRDENNNVLSVHRWDPSKRVFSIKRQQVITALANAARRLGVEIALGSEAIGATPDGTLVMADGRTLKADLIVAGDGVNSKIRDSLELVAKRRALPDGAIRVLIDKTPEEIASGDGGTTIENWSGSLRILYTPVSPTEVYIALTMLDADKRATQTPIDKDYWKKAFPHWSDLIDRIGDQGRYDRFEYIRLKSWSSGKVAVLGDAAHALPPNIGQGAGCSMMNALALAVFLDREPDMAKALTAWERNERPMTEHTQRISVFLGLPTTWPSPLRRAFLTLAGKSKWMVAQRTKTARHVPTGT, from the coding sequence ATGCCCGAAAAGCGTCACGCAGAAGTCGTCGGTGGTGGGTTTGCAGGTCTCGCAGCCGCATGTGCCCTGGCAAAGCATGGCTGGAGCGTGCGCGTGCACGAGCGCGCCGATCAGTTGCGGCCCTCCGGTGCCGGCATCTACATCTACGAGAATGGGCTGCGTGTTCTGGAAACGCTCGGTGCCTATGACGAGGCGGTACAGGGCGCGCCCTTCGCGCATACGCGCGAGATGCGCGACGAGAATAATAACGTCCTGTCTGTGCATCGCTGGGACCCGTCGAAGCGCGTGTTCAGCATCAAGCGCCAGCAGGTCATCACCGCGCTGGCGAATGCCGCACGGCGGCTCGGTGTCGAGATCGCGCTGGGTTCGGAAGCCATCGGTGCAACACCGGATGGCACGCTGGTCATGGCGGACGGACGCACGCTGAAGGCCGATCTGATCGTTGCCGGCGATGGCGTCAATTCGAAGATTCGCGACAGCCTCGAGCTTGTGGCCAAGCGGCGCGCTTTGCCCGATGGTGCGATCCGCGTGTTGATCGACAAGACGCCCGAAGAGATCGCATCCGGCGATGGCGGTACCACGATCGAAAACTGGTCGGGGAGCCTTCGCATCCTCTACACGCCGGTCAGCCCGACCGAAGTCTATATCGCGTTGACGATGCTGGATGCCGACAAGCGCGCGACGCAGACGCCGATCGACAAGGACTACTGGAAAAAGGCATTCCCGCACTGGAGCGATCTGATCGACCGCATCGGCGATCAGGGCCGCTATGATCGTTTCGAATATATCCGCTTGAAGTCGTGGTCGTCCGGCAAAGTCGCCGTTCTTGGCGATGCCGCGCACGCGCTGCCGCCGAATATCGGGCAGGGGGCTGGCTGCTCGATGATGAATGCGCTGGCGCTGGCGGTGTTTCTCGATCGCGAGCCGGACATGGCCAAGGCGCTCACCGCGTGGGAGCGCAATGAGCGGCCAATGACCGAACACACGCAGCGGATTTCGGTGTTCCTTGGATTGCCGACGACATGGCCATCGCCATTGCGCCGCGCGTTCCTGACGCTTGCTGGAAAATCCAAATGGATGGTCGCGCAGCGCACCAAGACGGCGCGCCATGTTCCGACCGGAACGTGA
- a CDS encoding ATP-dependent acyl-CoA ligase → MSIVESLKERFEPSARVVPEMLKRQAARHGDKPLFVCDGTTWSYAQVADIAARSGGRFAQAGMKKGDRVAIVCGNRTEFIALFLGCAWIGAVSVPINVAARGPQLEHMLRTSGARLLVLESEWLPALEFVDFSGLAVEAIWIIDPVADAPSLHQSVPVRKLPELAAPVPAASLKPHDFLTILFTSGTTGPSKGVCAPHAQYFWWGYYCARQLGLREGDVLHTTLPLFHVNALGTFFQALLTGSTQVVEKRLSVSNFWSALVASGATVTYVLGAMVPMLLSRPPSEDERRHKVRCALAPGVPAHLHEIFTERSGIVLLDGYGATESNAVIGATMETRRPGWIGKLAEGFQARIVDDEDNDVPDNTPGELLLRGDEPFSMASGYFGMPEKTVEAWRNLWLHTGDRVVRNEEGYYKFIDRMKDTIRRRGENISSFEVERVIMSHPAVEIAAVFPVPSELAEDEVMTTVVVKDGATLNGEDLVRFCEGRLSYFAIPRFVEFASDLPRTESGKVQKFKLRERGRSADTWDREAAGIKVKR, encoded by the coding sequence ATGAGCATTGTTGAAAGCCTGAAAGAACGTTTTGAGCCATCGGCACGCGTCGTCCCCGAAATGCTGAAACGGCAGGCGGCACGCCATGGCGACAAGCCGTTATTCGTGTGCGACGGCACGACCTGGAGTTATGCGCAGGTTGCCGACATCGCGGCGCGCAGCGGTGGGCGCTTTGCGCAGGCCGGAATGAAAAAGGGCGATCGCGTCGCGATCGTTTGCGGAAACCGGACTGAATTCATCGCATTGTTTCTCGGCTGTGCGTGGATCGGAGCGGTGTCGGTGCCGATCAATGTTGCGGCGCGCGGGCCGCAACTGGAACATATGCTACGGACCAGCGGCGCACGGCTGCTGGTCCTCGAAAGCGAATGGCTGCCGGCGCTTGAGTTTGTCGATTTCTCCGGTCTTGCGGTGGAAGCGATCTGGATCATCGATCCGGTGGCCGATGCGCCGTCACTGCATCAGTCAGTGCCCGTTCGCAAGCTGCCGGAGCTTGCCGCGCCTGTTCCGGCCGCTTCCTTGAAGCCGCATGATTTCCTCACCATCCTGTTCACGTCAGGCACGACGGGGCCGTCGAAAGGCGTGTGCGCGCCGCATGCGCAATATTTCTGGTGGGGCTATTATTGCGCGCGCCAGCTTGGCCTGCGTGAAGGCGATGTGCTGCACACCACCTTGCCGCTCTTTCACGTCAACGCGCTCGGCACGTTCTTCCAGGCCCTGTTGACCGGCTCAACCCAAGTCGTCGAGAAGCGCTTGTCAGTCTCGAATTTCTGGTCGGCGCTCGTCGCCTCCGGGGCAACGGTGACGTATGTGCTCGGCGCGATGGTGCCGATGCTGCTGTCGCGTCCGCCGAGCGAAGATGAGCGCCGTCATAAGGTGCGCTGCGCGCTTGCGCCCGGCGTGCCGGCGCATCTGCATGAGATCTTCACTGAGCGCAGCGGCATCGTTTTGCTGGATGGTTATGGTGCGACCGAAAGCAATGCCGTGATCGGGGCGACCATGGAGACACGCCGCCCGGGCTGGATCGGCAAGCTGGCGGAAGGTTTCCAGGCCCGCATCGTCGATGACGAAGACAACGATGTGCCGGACAACACGCCAGGCGAATTGTTGCTCCGCGGCGATGAGCCATTCTCGATGGCGTCCGGTTATTTCGGCATGCCGGAAAAGACTGTCGAAGCCTGGCGCAATCTTTGGCTGCATACCGGCGATCGCGTGGTGCGTAATGAAGAGGGCTATTACAAATTCATCGACCGGATGAAGGATACGATCCGCCGCCGGGGCGAGAATATTTCGTCGTTCGAGGTGGAGCGGGTGATCATGTCGCATCCGGCGGTGGAGATCGCTGCTGTATTTCCGGTGCCTTCTGAGCTGGCCGAGGACGAGGTGATGACGACGGTGGTTGTCAAGGACGGCGCGACGCTGAATGGCGAAGACCTTGTACGCTTCTGCGAGGGCCGGCTGTCCTATTTCGCCATTCCGCGGTTTGTGGAATTCGCGAGCGACCTGCCGCGCACCGAAAGCGGCAAAGTGCAGAAATTCAAGTTGCGCGAGCGGGGCCGGTCGGCGGACACTTGGGACCGCGAGGCGGCGGGGATCAAGGTGAAGCGGTAG
- a CDS encoding ABC transporter ATP-binding protein, which yields MKRLEYRKVTMRFAGAKGAVFTAIEDVDIALDDGEVVSLIGPSGCGKSTLLNIGAGLYAPSIGDAYVDGERVEGPNSHVAFMLQKDLLLPWRTIEQNVMLGAEIRKLDKAKSRQKARDLLDAFKLGGFGERYPHQLSGGMRQRAALARTLAVDPSVLLLDEPFSAVDAQTRIMLQHDLAQTLMTAKKTALLITHDLLEAVILSDRVLVMSRRPGKIIDEIKIDIPDRDQPLKRRNDPKVVGYIERLMEKLDIGHPTLDDQALKATA from the coding sequence ATGAAACGTCTTGAATATCGCAAGGTTACGATGCGCTTCGCAGGTGCGAAAGGCGCTGTCTTCACGGCCATCGAGGACGTCGACATTGCCCTCGACGACGGCGAGGTTGTGTCCCTGATCGGGCCCAGTGGCTGCGGCAAGAGCACATTGCTCAATATCGGAGCAGGCCTCTATGCACCCAGCATCGGCGACGCTTACGTCGACGGCGAGCGGGTCGAAGGGCCGAACTCGCATGTCGCCTTCATGCTGCAAAAGGACCTGCTGCTGCCCTGGCGGACGATCGAACAAAACGTGATGCTGGGCGCCGAAATCCGCAAACTCGATAAGGCCAAGAGCCGGCAGAAGGCCCGCGATTTGCTGGACGCCTTCAAGCTCGGCGGCTTCGGCGAACGCTACCCGCATCAATTGTCCGGCGGCATGCGGCAACGCGCGGCCTTGGCGCGCACGCTGGCCGTCGATCCGTCGGTGCTGTTGCTGGACGAGCCCTTTTCCGCGGTCGATGCGCAGACCCGCATCATGCTGCAGCACGATCTCGCGCAAACATTGATGACGGCAAAGAAGACAGCTTTGCTGATCACCCATGATCTCCTTGAAGCGGTGATCCTGTCCGATCGCGTGCTGGTGATGAGCCGGCGCCCCGGCAAGATCATCGACGAGATCAAGATCGATATTCCCGATCGCGATCAGCCGCTGAAGCGGCGCAACGATCCGAAAGTCGTCGGCTATATCGAACGGCTGATGGAAAAACTCGATATCGGTCATCCGACGCTGGACGACCAGGCACTCAAGGCGACCGCATGA
- a CDS encoding aromatic-ring-hydroxylating dioxygenase subunit beta, protein MNTAALKKASSVSLSRADCEDFLINEARLLDEARFDEWLALFTPEAHYWVPSEPNQKSPLDTVSLMYDDRRLLETRVRRLSSPKIYSQEPRSRTSRIVTNVTIESAVNGVTKVRSKFVMVEYRREEQRLFAGTYLHDLVLIDDAIRIAFKKVDLVNADAPMDGLVVPF, encoded by the coding sequence ATGAACACCGCGGCATTGAAGAAGGCTTCGTCGGTCAGTTTGTCGCGCGCCGATTGCGAGGACTTCCTGATCAACGAGGCGCGCCTGCTTGACGAGGCGCGGTTCGACGAATGGCTGGCACTGTTCACGCCCGAGGCGCATTACTGGGTGCCGAGCGAGCCGAACCAGAAGAGCCCGCTCGATACCGTGTCGCTGATGTATGACGACCGGCGCTTGCTCGAGACTCGCGTGCGCCGGCTGTCGAGCCCGAAAATCTATTCGCAGGAGCCGCGCTCGCGCACCAGCCGCATCGTCACCAACGTGACGATCGAAAGCGCTGTGAATGGCGTGACCAAAGTGCGTTCGAAATTCGTGATGGTGGAATATCGGCGCGAAGAACAGCGCCTGTTCGCCGGCACCTATCTGCATGACCTCGTCTTGATCGATGATGCGATCCGCATCGCGTTCAAGAAGGTCGATCTCGTCAACGCCGATGCGCCCATGGACGGGCTGGTGGTGCCGTTCTAA
- a CDS encoding aromatic ring-hydroxylating oxygenase subunit alpha has protein sequence MQAYSVDDLSSAVQPARVHRRLYTDPAIFELEMERIFGVAWLYVGHESQVRNPGDYFLTQVGRKAMVVTRDDTGKLRVLHNQCAHRGAMVVASDCGHAKEFQCVYHGWTYHLDGRLKAVPLNHGYPSDFDTKNPRTSMTQVPRVESYRGFIFISQAKDGQSLTDYLGHMATSIDDMIDRAPDGEIEMAGGVFRHAYNANWKLYLENLCDAAHPWFTHRSSIDAAQQQSDDVYSDGTGEIAIRQMRQNGAPYSFWENQVGIWTYPNGHSYLGDYHDDKKLVASMEDPLFRDYIGILEAKKGKDEVKRILEVRRWNSNLYPNLSFMSQFQQLRVVHPISVNRTVVNTYCFRLKGAPEQMFRNTISFANIVNGTGSLVLTDDLEIYNRIGIGLHSDGAEWIEVGRGYHSDVRDEFGGLKGKNSTSEVYIRNMFEAWRGYMLGDKAGAAQAMKESA, from the coding sequence ATGCAGGCATATTCCGTCGACGACCTTTCCAGCGCAGTTCAACCCGCGCGCGTTCACCGCCGACTATATACCGACCCGGCGATTTTCGAACTGGAGATGGAACGCATTTTTGGTGTGGCCTGGCTTTACGTTGGACATGAGAGCCAGGTACGCAATCCCGGCGATTATTTTCTGACGCAGGTCGGCCGCAAGGCGATGGTGGTCACGCGCGATGACACCGGCAAGCTGCGGGTTCTGCACAATCAATGCGCACATCGCGGTGCTATGGTGGTGGCGTCCGATTGCGGACACGCCAAGGAATTCCAGTGCGTCTATCACGGCTGGACCTATCACCTCGACGGCCGCCTGAAGGCCGTGCCGCTCAATCACGGCTATCCTTCGGATTTCGATACAAAGAATCCGCGCACATCGATGACGCAGGTGCCGCGGGTCGAGAGCTATCGCGGCTTCATCTTCATCAGCCAGGCGAAAGACGGCCAGAGCCTCACCGATTATCTCGGCCATATGGCGACATCGATCGACGACATGATCGACCGCGCGCCCGACGGCGAGATCGAAATGGCCGGCGGCGTCTTCCGTCACGCCTATAACGCCAACTGGAAACTCTATCTCGAAAACCTCTGCGACGCCGCGCATCCCTGGTTCACGCACCGATCATCGATCGACGCCGCGCAGCAGCAGAGCGACGATGTCTATTCCGACGGCACCGGCGAAATCGCCATCCGGCAGATGCGACAGAACGGAGCGCCCTACTCGTTCTGGGAAAATCAGGTCGGCATCTGGACCTATCCGAACGGCCACAGCTATCTGGGCGATTATCACGACGACAAAAAGCTTGTCGCCTCGATGGAAGACCCGCTGTTCCGCGACTATATCGGCATCCTGGAAGCGAAGAAGGGCAAGGACGAGGTCAAGCGCATTCTCGAAGTGCGCCGCTGGAATTCGAACCTCTATCCGAACCTGTCCTTCATGAGCCAGTTCCAGCAGTTGCGCGTCGTGCACCCGATCAGCGTCAACCGCACCGTCGTGAACACCTATTGCTTCAGGCTCAAGGGCGCGCCGGAGCAGATGTTCCGCAACACCATCAGCTTTGCCAACATCGTCAACGGCACCGGCTCGCTGGTGCTGACCGACGATCTCGAAATCTACAACCGCATCGGCATCGGCCTGCATAGCGACGGCGCCGAATGGATCGAGGTCGGCCGCGGCTACCACAGCGACGTGCGCGACGAGTTCGGCGGCCTGAAGGGCAAGAACTCGACCAGCGAAGTCTATATCCGCAACATGTTCGAGGCCTGGCGCGGTTATATGCTCGGCGACAAGGCCGGCGCGGCACAGGCGATGAAGGAAAGCGCATGA
- a CDS encoding TetR/AcrR family transcriptional regulator: MTIAMEKSHVPSRPVTSRPGLSDKKREAILQGAKAAFLKEGFGGASMDQVAALAGVSKMTVYRHFGSKEELFAGVITDLCQFIVAEDLDAIFAQEPQQALRAFARKMTDIVFEPDTAELHRIVIAESRRFPKLGQLFYQTGPQACIDALEAYFIRHNGNPSLKVNDPRRSAEEFLELLRGYSHLKMLLGIEKKPTKQDVDVRIESAVRHILG, from the coding sequence GTGACGATCGCGATGGAAAAATCTCATGTCCCCAGCCGGCCTGTCACAAGCCGTCCCGGCCTGTCGGACAAAAAGCGTGAAGCGATCCTGCAGGGCGCCAAGGCTGCATTTCTGAAAGAGGGCTTTGGCGGCGCCAGCATGGATCAGGTGGCGGCTTTGGCGGGGGTGTCGAAGATGACGGTCTACCGGCACTTCGGCAGCAAGGAAGAATTGTTCGCCGGGGTCATCACCGACTTGTGCCAGTTCATCGTCGCGGAAGATCTCGACGCGATCTTTGCGCAGGAGCCGCAGCAGGCGTTGCGTGCCTTCGCCCGCAAGATGACCGATATCGTGTTTGAACCGGATACGGCGGAGCTGCATCGCATCGTCATTGCGGAAAGCCGACGTTTCCCGAAACTCGGCCAGCTCTTCTATCAGACGGGCCCGCAAGCCTGTATCGATGCGCTGGAGGCGTATTTCATACGCCACAACGGCAATCCGAGTCTCAAGGTCAACGATCCACGCCGCTCAGCGGAAGAGTTTCTCGAATTGCTGCGCGGCTATTCGCATCTGAAGATGCTGCTGGGCATCGAGAAAAAGCCGACCAAGCAAGATGTCGATGTGCGGATCGAAAGCGCGGTAAGGCATATTTTGGGGTGA
- a CDS encoding aldolase/citrate lyase family protein — protein MSGVTLPLRHRIGQSEPLGLFWMSLGSPAVIELAAQAAPDAIVIDAQHGLWDRLSIEHAIGIASKTAPVLVRVAENSANAIGQALDAGAEGVIVPLIETDEEAAAAVAAARFPPEGVRSGGGVRPLGRDFGAYYMNAMQHTIVGVMIETLRGVRHAAAIANTPGVDFVLIGTGDLAVSLNGFPRADARHGDACNTIMQACKTVGIPCGIFTGNTDAAIARRDDGYPIVVAANDIEVVAGGFAKAMKQFSSVSDAKPAGIAHAASASAGYLSNELASLANEIGSQSNEGDDDVSDLLLKFASHIADGKIRVVDMTQTLKPSTPVIQLPPPLAQSNPFRTSEISRYDERGPAWYWNNISCGEHTGTHFDAPAHWVTGQHYPDGYTDTVSVQRFVAPAVVIDCSKEAAADEKFLLEPSHIEAWEGKHGRIPDGAWVLMRTDWSKREDPARFLNMKEDGPHVPGPSAAAVTFLVQQRNVNGWGVEAVGTDAGLAFAFEPAFPAHHLMHGANKFGLASLCNLDQLPPTGAVLVTAPLKIEKGSGSPLRVLALVPA, from the coding sequence ATGTCAGGCGTGACCTTGCCCCTGCGTCACCGGATCGGCCAGAGCGAGCCGCTCGGCTTGTTCTGGATGTCGCTCGGATCTCCCGCGGTGATCGAACTGGCGGCGCAAGCCGCTCCCGACGCGATCGTCATCGATGCCCAGCATGGGCTTTGGGATCGTCTGTCGATCGAACACGCCATCGGCATCGCGTCAAAAACGGCGCCGGTGCTGGTCCGGGTTGCCGAGAACTCCGCCAATGCGATCGGGCAGGCGCTGGATGCCGGCGCCGAAGGCGTGATCGTGCCCCTGATCGAAACCGATGAAGAGGCGGCAGCGGCCGTCGCTGCCGCGCGCTTTCCACCGGAAGGTGTGCGCTCGGGCGGCGGCGTTCGTCCCTTGGGGCGCGATTTCGGCGCCTATTACATGAACGCGATGCAGCATACGATCGTCGGTGTGATGATCGAGACCCTGCGCGGGGTGCGTCATGCGGCGGCGATCGCCAATACGCCTGGCGTCGATTTCGTGCTGATCGGCACCGGCGATCTTGCGGTCTCGCTCAACGGATTTCCGCGGGCGGATGCTCGGCATGGCGATGCCTGCAACACCATCATGCAGGCCTGCAAAACGGTCGGTATCCCGTGCGGTATTTTCACCGGCAATACAGATGCGGCGATTGCGCGCCGCGACGACGGCTATCCGATTGTGGTGGCGGCCAACGATATCGAGGTTGTCGCTGGCGGCTTTGCAAAAGCCATGAAACAATTCAGCAGCGTGTCCGATGCGAAGCCCGCGGGCATCGCGCACGCCGCATCGGCCTCCGCCGGATATCTATCCAACGAACTCGCTTCTCTCGCCAACGAGATCGGCTCTCAATCCAATGAAGGGGATGACGACGTGTCTGACCTGCTGCTGAAATTCGCCTCTCATATCGCCGACGGCAAGATCCGTGTTGTTGACATGACGCAGACGCTGAAGCCGTCGACGCCGGTGATCCAGCTGCCGCCGCCGCTGGCGCAATCCAATCCGTTCCGCACATCGGAGATTTCGCGCTACGACGAGCGCGGGCCCGCCTGGTATTGGAACAACATTTCCTGCGGCGAACATACCGGTACGCATTTCGATGCGCCGGCCCATTGGGTCACCGGCCAGCATTATCCCGACGGTTACACAGACACGGTGTCGGTACAGCGTTTCGTTGCACCTGCCGTGGTGATCGATTGCAGCAAGGAAGCGGCGGCGGATGAGAAATTCCTGCTGGAGCCGTCGCATATCGAGGCGTGGGAAGGAAAGCATGGCCGCATTCCGGACGGCGCCTGGGTGCTGATGCGCACCGACTGGTCGAAGCGCGAGGATCCCGCGCGCTTCCTCAATATGAAAGAAGACGGCCCGCATGTGCCGGGCCCTTCGGCGGCGGCGGTGACGTTCCTCGTGCAGCAGCGCAACGTCAATGGCTGGGGCGTGGAAGCGGTCGGCACCGATGCGGGCCTCGCCTTCGCGTTCGAGCCGGCATTCCCGGCGCATCACCTGATGCATGGTGCCAACAAGTTCGGTCTTGCGAGCCTCTGCAATCTCGATCAATTGCCGCCGACCGGCGCGGTGCTGGTGACGGCGCCGCTGAAGATCGAGAAGGGCTCGGGCAGCCCGTTGCGCGTTTTGGCGCTGGTTCCGGCGTGA
- a CDS encoding EthD family reductase, with product MAISWFCQWDAKDGQSPTLDEHDHQGLLAFLRGCPRLIEGHVMTPVHAHDPHYAAELHTSPALVLQLEFAEIADLENSLRPHGYLQALAHPDLLPSLEGTKASHHAMLTRRYPVAEPVKGERPDGLLSYLVEYEGPAKDENAWHLFYVEGHPPLLAKFPGIRKIEIYTPAVVISALPFSVRRTMQRNKTVFDSPEAMNAAMASPVRAALRRDFHNFPAFEGTAAHYPFRTISVQGERYPQRRD from the coding sequence ATGGCGATTTCCTGGTTCTGCCAATGGGACGCGAAAGACGGCCAATCGCCAACGCTCGATGAGCACGATCATCAGGGGCTGCTCGCCTTCCTGCGTGGCTGTCCGCGACTGATCGAAGGCCATGTGATGACGCCGGTGCATGCGCACGATCCGCATTACGCGGCCGAGTTGCACACATCGCCGGCTTTGGTGTTGCAACTCGAATTTGCCGAGATTGCCGATCTCGAAAACAGCTTGCGTCCGCACGGCTATCTGCAAGCGCTGGCGCATCCTGACCTTTTGCCAAGTCTCGAAGGGACAAAGGCAAGCCACCACGCGATGCTGACGCGCCGCTATCCGGTGGCCGAGCCGGTGAAGGGTGAGCGCCCCGATGGTCTTCTGAGCTATCTGGTCGAGTACGAAGGCCCGGCCAAAGACGAGAATGCCTGGCATCTCTTCTATGTCGAAGGACATCCGCCGCTGCTGGCGAAATTCCCCGGCATCCGCAAGATCGAAATCTACACACCCGCGGTTGTGATCTCGGCTTTACCATTCTCCGTGCGCAGGACCATGCAGCGAAACAAGACCGTCTTCGACAGCCCCGAGGCAATGAACGCGGCAATGGCAAGCCCTGTGCGCGCGGCCCTGCGGCGCGACTTCCACAACTTTCCCGCGTTCGAGGGGACGGCTGCGCATTATCCGTTCCGCACAATCTCCGTGCAGGGCGAACGCTATCCGCAGCGGCGCGATTAA
- a CDS encoding ABC transporter substrate-binding protein, with protein MIGLKRSSTARRVAHVTLAAVFAAGLTMTSAVAQEKVTYLFPAPPILPSFAPLQLAKGKGYFKDEGLDVDFQVARGGVEVAKQVGAGNAQIGGIVGDGPIMVRGNGVPVKIVAMFGGKGFMQTVVREDSGVSKPVDLKGKTITVLSYQDTTFYALLGLLASVGLTQNDVNIQAAGPTGVWESVATGKSVGMAGVPDWIALVEATGTKIKIIPTDEFFPHMAQGIAVSDKMIKDNPEMIQKFVRAAMRGMKDVMDNPNQAAEDFVKFVPEWKGKEPVVKAALNYFQKLVYVDQKRLGEINGDRLAKLQDFYLEKGIIQKKTPVDELYTNQFIK; from the coding sequence ATGATTGGGTTGAAGCGTTCTTCCACAGCGCGGCGGGTTGCGCACGTCACGCTCGCTGCCGTATTTGCGGCCGGCCTGACGATGACGAGCGCGGTAGCGCAGGAAAAGGTGACCTATCTGTTTCCGGCACCGCCGATCCTTCCGTCGTTCGCGCCGCTGCAGCTCGCCAAGGGCAAGGGCTATTTCAAGGACGAAGGCCTTGACGTCGATTTCCAGGTGGCGCGCGGCGGCGTTGAAGTGGCCAAGCAGGTCGGCGCCGGCAACGCGCAGATCGGCGGCATCGTCGGCGACGGGCCGATCATGGTGCGCGGCAATGGCGTGCCGGTGAAGATCGTCGCCATGTTCGGCGGCAAGGGCTTCATGCAGACGGTGGTGCGCGAGGATTCCGGCGTCAGCAAGCCGGTGGACCTCAAGGGCAAGACCATCACTGTCCTGTCGTATCAGGACACGACCTTCTATGCGCTGCTGGGACTGCTCGCGAGCGTCGGCCTGACGCAGAACGATGTGAACATCCAGGCGGCCGGTCCGACCGGCGTGTGGGAATCGGTGGCCACCGGCAAGTCGGTCGGCATGGCCGGCGTGCCCGACTGGATCGCACTCGTGGAAGCGACCGGCACCAAGATCAAGATCATCCCGACCGACGAATTCTTCCCGCATATGGCGCAGGGCATTGCGGTGTCGGACAAGATGATCAAGGACAACCCGGAGATGATCCAGAAATTCGTGCGCGCGGCGATGCGCGGCATGAAGGACGTGATGGATAATCCCAACCAGGCGGCTGAGGACTTCGTCAAGTTCGTGCCGGAATGGAAGGGCAAGGAGCCGGTGGTGAAGGCGGCGCTGAACTATTTCCAGAAGCTGGTCTATGTCGACCAGAAGCGTCTCGGCGAAATCAACGGCGACCGCCTGGCCAAGCTGCAGGACTTCTATCTGGAAAAGGGCATCATCCAGAAGAAGACGCCGGTCGATGAGCTCTATACCAACCAGTTCATCAAGTAA
- a CDS encoding ABC transporter permease gives MTDAERSILVRRGTVASLILLVVFLAAWEWGPGLLNVPTFIVPPLSMVYKEFIRMWGVSALPFHTGITAFEVLVGFALGSLLGMVIGYALGMSPTAEFALSPYILALQIAPKVAFAPLFILWMGFTIYPKILVAILIVFFPIMINVLTAVRNVDPDLINLARSFKASRAQIFWKIEFPASLPPLFAGLRIGSTLAVVGVVVGELVGGNSGLGFLLSFGEGQGNTPMVFVTIILLTLVGSVAYFLVVLLEQRVLHYLPRRAMGGV, from the coding sequence ATGACCGACGCTGAACGTTCTATCCTTGTCCGCCGCGGCACGGTCGCGAGCCTGATCCTGCTTGTGGTGTTTCTCGCCGCCTGGGAATGGGGCCCGGGCTTGCTGAATGTCCCGACCTTCATCGTCCCGCCGCTGTCGATGGTCTACAAGGAATTCATCCGCATGTGGGGGGTGAGCGCGCTGCCCTTCCACACCGGCATCACCGCGTTCGAAGTCCTGGTCGGGTTCGCGCTCGGCAGCCTGCTCGGCATGGTGATCGGCTATGCCCTGGGCATGTCGCCGACCGCCGAGTTTGCGCTCTCGCCCTATATCTTAGCCTTGCAGATCGCGCCGAAAGTGGCGTTCGCGCCGCTGTTCATCCTGTGGATGGGCTTCACCATCTATCCGAAGATCCTGGTGGCGATCCTGATCGTGTTCTTCCCGATCATGATCAATGTGCTGACGGCGGTGCGCAATGTCGATCCAGACCTGATCAATCTGGCGCGCTCGTTCAAGGCATCGCGCGCGCAGATTTTCTGGAAGATCGAATTCCCGGCGTCGCTGCCACCGCTGTTCGCGGGTCTTCGCATCGGCTCGACACTCGCCGTGGTCGGCGTGGTGGTCGGCGAACTGGTCGGCGGCAATTCGGGGCTGGGCTTTCTTCTCTCCTTCGGCGAAGGCCAGGGCAACACGCCGATGGTGTTCGTGACCATCATCCTGCTGACACTCGTCGGCAGCGTAGCCTATTTCCTGGTGGTGCTGCTCGAACAGCGCGTGCTGCATTACCTGCCGCGGCGCGCGATGGGCGGGGTTTAG